In a genomic window of Sulfurimonas denitrificans DSM 1251:
- a CDS encoding DnaJ domain-containing protein, translated as MNFEKFQEAVDILEIASKITQSELKKKYQKLSKIYHPDMPDGDAVKFKEINEAYKLVSIYIQNFRFKLDEEEFYEQNPLSRKSKDWFYSF; from the coding sequence ATGAATTTTGAAAAGTTTCAAGAAGCAGTTGATATATTAGAGATAGCGTCAAAAATAACACAGAGTGAGCTTAAAAAAAAGTATCAAAAGTTATCAAAGATATATCATCCAGATATGCCAGATGGAGACGCTGTGAAGTTTAAAGAGATAAATGAGGCTTATAAGTTGGTAAGTATATACATCCAAAATTTTAGATTTAAACTTGATGAAGAGGAATTTTATGAACAAAATCCCCTCTCAAGAAAATCAAAAGATTGGTTTTACAGTTTTTAG
- a CDS encoding glycerophosphodiester phosphodiesterase — protein sequence MNFLELLNKPELIVAHRGANSLSPENTLNALKKSIGRADFIEIDTQLSKDGIAIIMHDDTLLRTTNVSQLSEFDSKKPYRVCDFTFEELKRLDYGSWFYTDNSKAEPLLTLHDALIFIKENNLFLNLEIKDISYAFSDNEVVEKIVKEINDIQCSDRVLVSSFRHEYLKIIKTKLHIPTAALAEDSHPKELLSYLRGLGVDGYCLNDELVDKKSVEMLREAGFFVGVYTVNSTLRSHVLFEMGVNFIFSDSLYKDKQ from the coding sequence ATGAATTTTTTAGAACTATTAAATAAACCAGAACTTATCGTCGCTCACAGAGGGGCAAATTCACTCTCCCCAGAGAACACGCTTAACGCACTAAAAAAGAGTATTGGCAGAGCTGATTTTATAGAGATAGATACTCAGCTAAGCAAAGACGGTATTGCGATAATTATGCATGATGATACGCTGCTTAGAACTACAAACGTCTCACAACTATCCGAATTTGATTCAAAAAAGCCATATAGAGTTTGCGATTTTACATTTGAAGAGTTAAAGAGACTTGATTATGGGAGTTGGTTTTATACAGATAATTCAAAAGCAGAGCCGCTTTTAACACTGCATGATGCACTTATATTTATAAAAGAGAACAATCTTTTTTTAAATTTAGAGATTAAAGATATAAGTTACGCCTTTAGTGATAATGAAGTAGTTGAGAAGATAGTAAAAGAGATAAATGATATTCAGTGCAGTGATAGGGTTTTGGTATCCTCATTCAGACATGAGTATTTAAAAATCATCAAAACAAAGCTTCATATTCCAACAGCAGCTTTGGCGGAAGATTCTCATCCAAAAGAGCTACTCTCCTATTTAAGAGGGCTAGGAGTTGATGGATACTGCTTAAATGATGAATTAGTTGATAAGAAGAGTGTCGAGATGTTAAGAGAGGCAGGTTTCTTTGTAGGAGTCTATACAGTAAATAGTACTTTGCGCTCACATGTACTTTTTGAAATGGGTGTAAATTTTATATTTAGTGACTCCTTATATAAGGATAAGCAATGA
- a CDS encoding 1-acyl-sn-glycerol-3-phosphate acyltransferase — MDLHNKEQLLLSYTPYIKEALITLKDGYYFAFIYPNFDALREAKIINITEEIRWYGVELYNLDVNSEDKIKGYKILLSPIGSLSSDELLSDEKNHIKEDDIDDEIYKVLREYISTITKNKIYPSSHLELDLGLDSLNYVELFVFIEQSFGVKIDEAIFSNIMSMRLLHAYIKRYSRTIKVLMPKWDEILKEKIDEKLYYSPIIMSIYKSILFPIFKLYFRLEVKGYKNIPSYPCIIAPSHQSMLDGFLIEALLPYAVLKRSFFLAYKQVFGTKLLGPISKHGQTILIDANQNLKHTMQYCALPLREGNNLVIFPEGARTRDGELLEFRPFFAMLSKIFNIPIVPVTIDGSYEALGTGKLFPKPKKIRVAFSKPIFPAALSIEQIVGQTKESIKYELSLNRIK; from the coding sequence ATGGATTTGCATAACAAAGAACAGCTTTTACTCTCCTACACTCCATATATAAAAGAGGCGCTAATAACTCTTAAAGATGGTTACTATTTCGCATTTATCTATCCAAATTTTGACGCTCTAAGAGAGGCAAAAATTATCAACATTACAGAGGAGATAAGGTGGTATGGCGTTGAACTTTATAACCTTGATGTAAATAGTGAGGATAAGATAAAAGGGTATAAAATCCTTCTCTCGCCAATTGGCTCGCTTAGTTCAGATGAACTCTTGAGTGATGAAAAAAATCATATAAAAGAGGATGATATAGATGATGAAATTTATAAAGTACTAAGAGAGTATATATCAACAATTACAAAAAATAAAATCTATCCATCCTCCCATCTTGAACTTGATTTAGGGCTTGATTCTCTTAATTATGTAGAGCTTTTTGTTTTTATTGAGCAGAGTTTTGGAGTAAAAATTGATGAGGCTATATTTTCAAATATTATGAGCATGAGGCTCTTACATGCGTACATAAAAAGATATAGCCGTACCATAAAAGTATTAATGCCAAAGTGGGATGAGATACTAAAAGAGAAGATAGATGAAAAACTATATTACTCGCCTATAATTATGTCTATCTACAAGAGCATCTTATTTCCTATTTTCAAACTCTACTTTAGACTTGAAGTAAAAGGTTATAAGAATATTCCATCCTATCCATGTATCATAGCGCCATCTCATCAAAGTATGCTGGATGGTTTTTTAATTGAAGCTCTCTTGCCCTATGCTGTTTTAAAGAGGAGTTTTTTTCTTGCCTACAAACAGGTTTTTGGAACAAAACTCTTGGGTCCAATATCAAAACATGGACAGACTATACTAATAGATGCTAATCAAAATTTAAAACACACAATGCAGTATTGCGCTTTGCCTCTAAGAGAGGGTAATAATCTTGTTATTTTTCCAGAGGGTGCTAGAACTAGAGATGGAGAGCTCTTAGAATTTAGACCCTTTTTTGCGATGTTATCAAAGATATTTAACATCCCAATTGTTCCTGTGACAATTGATGGAAGTTATGAAGCGCTTGGAACTGGCAAACTATTTCCAAAACCAAAAAAGATAAGAGTAGCATTCTCTAAGCCAATATTTCCTGCAGCTCTGAGTATAGAGCAGATAGTTGGGCAAACAAAAGAGAGTATTAAGTATGAGCTCTCTTTAAATAGGATAAAATAG
- the pgsA gene encoding CDP-diacylglycerol--glycerol-3-phosphate 3-phosphatidyltransferase translates to MLNIPNFLASLRIFIAPIMFWIILNPSIFTDNGYHISWSYYTASLLFVLASVTDFFDGYIAREWNQMTMLGAIIDPLADKMLIIAAFLGLMMVGEASAWAIYIIIIRELFITGIRTVALSEGLNIKASFAGKVKTVVQMIAIGFLLMHWPFGTELLWLAVTLTIYSGFEYLWGFRTSLLVERSR, encoded by the coding sequence TTGTTAAATATTCCTAATTTTCTAGCATCTCTGCGTATTTTTATAGCTCCTATTATGTTTTGGATAATCTTAAATCCATCTATTTTTACAGATAATGGTTATCACATCTCGTGGAGTTACTACACAGCTTCACTTCTTTTTGTTTTGGCTAGTGTAACTGATTTTTTTGATGGTTACATTGCACGAGAGTGGAATCAGATGACAATGCTTGGAGCAATTATTGACCCCTTGGCTGATAAAATGCTTATTATTGCCGCATTTTTGGGGCTTATGATGGTTGGAGAAGCTAGTGCTTGGGCTATTTATATAATCATTATTCGTGAACTCTTTATCACAGGTATTCGTACTGTGGCACTTAGTGAGGGGTTAAATATAAAAGCATCATTTGCAGGAAAGGTTAAAACTGTTGTTCAGATGATTGCAATTGGTTTTTTGCTTATGCACTGGCCATTTGGGACTGAACTTTTATGGCTTGCAGTCACACTCACAATCTACTCTGGTTTTGAGTATCTTTGGGGATTTAGAACTTCTCTTTTAGTGGAGCGAAGCAGATGA
- the rseP gene encoding RIP metalloprotease RseP translates to MSFLISLAVLSALIFFHELGHYFAARAMGVRIEVFSIGFGKKIASFNRWGSEWRLALIPLGGYVRMKGQDDSDPTKKSYDNDSYNVKTPLQKIFILLAGPLANFVLAFFLYFVIALGGPNILSAVIGKVVENSPAHAAALETNDTIRSINGVEITTWEEMAKFIELSDGSLKLEVQRGKEIKQIILTPKITQTTNIFNEVIEKKMIGIGSAGVTHKLNLGISETLSYATKQTIFASTLIFSGLKKLLFGEVPANELGGVISIVKLTSDASEAGWMSVLFFAALISVNLGVLNLLPIPALDGGHIMFNLYEFLFRREVNEAIMIKLTIVGWVILFSLMGLGLYNDINRLIG, encoded by the coding sequence ATGAGTTTTTTAATATCTTTAGCAGTTTTATCAGCGCTTATATTTTTTCATGAGCTAGGTCACTACTTTGCAGCTCGTGCTATGGGTGTTCGTATAGAGGTTTTTAGTATTGGATTTGGCAAAAAAATCGCTTCATTTAACAGATGGGGGAGTGAGTGGAGATTGGCGCTTATTCCACTTGGCGGTTATGTAAGGATGAAAGGTCAAGACGATAGCGATCCTACAAAAAAGAGCTATGACAACGACAGCTACAATGTAAAAACTCCATTGCAGAAGATATTTATCCTTCTTGCTGGTCCTTTAGCAAATTTTGTTTTAGCTTTTTTCCTCTACTTTGTCATCGCTCTTGGCGGTCCAAACATCCTCTCTGCTGTGATTGGAAAGGTAGTAGAAAACTCTCCAGCACATGCAGCTGCCCTAGAGACAAACGACACAATCCGCTCTATAAATGGCGTAGAGATAACAACATGGGAAGAGATGGCAAAGTTTATAGAACTCTCTGATGGCTCACTTAAACTTGAAGTCCAAAGGGGAAAAGAGATAAAACAGATTATCTTAACTCCAAAAATTACTCAAACTACAAATATTTTTAATGAAGTTATTGAAAAAAAGATGATAGGCATTGGAAGTGCGGGAGTTACTCATAAGCTTAATCTCGGCATCAGCGAGACTCTCTCTTATGCAACAAAACAGACAATATTTGCTTCAACTCTAATCTTTAGTGGACTTAAAAAACTGCTATTTGGGGAGGTTCCTGCTAATGAACTTGGCGGTGTTATATCTATAGTAAAACTAACCTCAGATGCAAGTGAAGCTGGATGGATGAGCGTGCTCTTTTTTGCAGCTCTTATCTCTGTAAATCTTGGAGTTTTAAACCTCTTACCAATTCCAGCACTAGATGGCGGGCATATCATGTTTAACCTCTATGAATTTCTCTTTAGAAGAGAGGTTAATGAAGCTATTATGATAAAACTAACAATTGTTGGTTGGGTGATACTTTTCTCATTAATGGGACTAGGACTTTACAACGATATAAACAGACTTATAGGATAG
- a CDS encoding YggS family pyridoxal phosphate-dependent enzyme: MTKEEYKLYIDDVIRRVEFARVRFNDKHIVKIVAISKYSTCQEIKALYEIGQRAFGENKAQDLRVKSSELDELPLEWHFVGNLQKNKINNLLDINPSLFQALDSLELAHEIQKKLHVRDVKLEALLQINSAKEESKHGVMPEDAVQIYNQIKKECPNITLRGVMSIGAHTDDKKIIKKSFDTTYGIYKELEDADICSMGMSGDFELAIECGSNMIRLGSIMFNK; encoded by the coding sequence ATGACAAAAGAAGAGTACAAACTATATATTGATGATGTTATAAGAAGAGTTGAGTTTGCTAGAGTTAGATTTAACGATAAGCATATCGTAAAGATTGTTGCAATAAGTAAATATTCAACTTGCCAAGAGATAAAAGCACTCTACGAGATAGGTCAAAGAGCCTTTGGTGAGAATAAAGCTCAAGACTTAAGAGTAAAAAGCAGTGAACTTGATGAACTGCCTCTTGAGTGGCATTTTGTAGGAAACTTGCAAAAAAATAAAATCAACAATCTTCTAGATATTAACCCTTCACTTTTTCAAGCTCTTGACTCTTTAGAGTTAGCTCATGAGATTCAAAAAAAGCTACATGTAAGAGATGTGAAACTAGAAGCGCTACTTCAGATAAACTCCGCAAAAGAGGAGTCTAAACATGGTGTTATGCCTGAAGATGCAGTGCAAATATATAATCAAATAAAAAAAGAGTGTCCAAATATCACTCTTCGTGGCGTTATGAGTATCGGTGCACATACAGACGATAAAAAAATAATTAAAAAGAGTTTTGATACAACTTATGGCATTTATAAAGAGCTAGAAGATGCAGATATCTGTTCTATGGGTATGAGTGGGGATTTTGAACTAGCTATCGAGTGCGGCTCAAACATGATAAGATTAGGTTCTATCATGTTTAATAAGTAA
- a CDS encoding carbonic anhydrase, with product MRLGKMLSSYAIAALVSSSLFAAGGATHWGYTGHEAPQNWGELSPEYSTCKNGRSQSPINISKDGVVVTNGLENIEFNYKTDAVGIVNNGHTIQVDVKEGSSIKIDGTVFNLKQFHFHTPSENMIEGKSFPLELHFVHASKDAELAVVALMFEEGKENEILRKIWDKMPHSANAKAGCGLQSSMINEILPKDKSYFRFNGSLTTPPCSEGVRWFVLKNYATLSKEQIKEFFDVFGHENNRPTQPLNARKVMK from the coding sequence ATGAGATTAGGTAAAATGTTATCAAGTTACGCTATTGCTGCGCTAGTTAGTAGTTCTCTTTTTGCAGCTGGAGGAGCTACCCACTGGGGATATACTGGTCACGAGGCTCCACAAAATTGGGGCGAATTGTCTCCTGAATATAGTACATGTAAAAATGGACGTTCACAATCTCCTATAAATATCTCAAAAGATGGTGTAGTTGTAACAAATGGGCTTGAAAACATAGAGTTTAACTACAAAACAGATGCTGTTGGAATTGTAAACAATGGACATACGATTCAAGTTGATGTAAAAGAGGGGAGCAGTATAAAGATAGATGGAACCGTATTTAATCTAAAACAGTTTCATTTTCATACACCGAGTGAAAATATGATTGAGGGGAAAAGTTTTCCGCTAGAACTACACTTTGTGCATGCTTCAAAAGATGCAGAGTTAGCAGTTGTCGCACTTATGTTTGAGGAAGGAAAAGAGAATGAAATTCTTAGAAAAATTTGGGATAAAATGCCACATAGCGCTAATGCCAAAGCAGGTTGTGGACTTCAATCAAGCATGATAAACGAAATTCTTCCAAAAGATAAATCATATTTTAGATTTAATGGTTCTCTTACAACTCCGCCATGCAGTGAAGGAGTTAGATGGTTTGTATTGAAAAATTATGCAACTCTCTCAAAAGAGCAAATAAAAGAGTTTTTCGATGTTTTTGGACATGAGAACAATAGACCAACTCAGCCATTAAATGCTAGAAAGGTAATGAAGTAA
- a CDS encoding NAD(P)/FAD-dependent oxidoreductase, whose protein sequence is MNNKIYDLIVVGGGAAGMIAAITASRDKKSVLLLEKLPQIGTKLKATGGGRCNLTNTLDNEEFMQMFGKNGRFMQDALNLFDHKSLMNFFKEIGVETHAPDGFRVFPSSHSSSTIIEALLSEMQRVGVEILKSQRVKKLLHVEGKIVGASSETQTFYTKNIIVATGGLGYPTLGAQGDGLEMAKEVGHFITELHPAMMPLQTREKWVEKCRADTIAKVELRVDMKKHSKIKAFGDLIFTKNGIRGPVVLDAARDLTPLLDKYGEVPILLNLTKGMNEEQLLKHIKNEVAKNQSASILELLTTLLPAPISTELCELSGIKTDLTYGKISGECRAKLIKLLAWTPLSIVGHEGFKMAMITRGGVDLKEIEPKTMQSKVIDGLYFCGEIMNLDGPCGGYNLQWSFSSGFLAGKLK, encoded by the coding sequence ATGAATAATAAAATATATGACCTTATAGTTGTTGGTGGCGGAGCTGCTGGAATGATAGCAGCCATAACTGCCTCAAGAGATAAAAAAAGTGTTCTTCTCCTAGAGAAACTCCCACAAATTGGTACAAAATTAAAAGCAACTGGTGGTGGAAGATGTAACCTCACAAACACACTTGACAATGAAGAGTTTATGCAGATGTTTGGAAAAAACGGACGCTTTATGCAAGATGCACTTAATCTATTTGACCATAAATCACTTATGAATTTTTTTAAAGAGATTGGTGTTGAAACACACGCACCTGATGGCTTTAGAGTTTTTCCTTCTTCACACTCTTCATCTACTATTATTGAAGCGCTTCTTAGTGAGATGCAAAGAGTTGGGGTTGAGATATTAAAATCCCAAAGAGTTAAAAAACTTCTACATGTAGAAGGAAAAATAGTTGGTGCCTCAAGTGAAACTCAAACATTTTATACAAAAAATATCATAGTTGCAACAGGAGGACTTGGATATCCAACACTTGGCGCACAGGGCGATGGATTAGAGATGGCAAAAGAGGTAGGACATTTTATCACAGAGCTACATCCTGCTATGATGCCTCTTCAAACCAGAGAAAAATGGGTTGAGAAGTGTCGTGCCGATACAATCGCTAAAGTTGAACTTAGAGTAGATATGAAAAAACACTCAAAAATAAAAGCGTTTGGAGATTTAATTTTTACAAAAAATGGCATTAGAGGTCCTGTTGTTCTTGATGCTGCAAGGGATTTAACTCCGCTGCTTGATAAGTATGGAGAGGTGCCAATTTTATTAAATCTTACAAAAGGGATGAATGAGGAGCAGCTTTTAAAACATATAAAAAACGAGGTAGCAAAAAACCAAAGCGCTAGTATCCTTGAACTATTAACCACCCTACTCCCAGCCCCAATATCAACGGAGTTGTGTGAACTCTCTGGCATAAAGACAGACTTGACTTATGGGAAAATTTCAGGTGAGTGCAGAGCAAAGCTTATCAAACTTCTAGCATGGACACCGCTGAGTATAGTTGGGCATGAGGGCTTTAAAATGGCAATGATTACAAGAGGAGGAGTTGACTTAAAAGAGATTGAGCCAAAAACAATGCAGAGCAAAGTTATAGATGGGCTTTACTTTTGTGGAGAGATTATGAATCTTGATGGACCATGTGGAGGTTATAACCTACAGTGGAGTTTTTCAAGCGGCTTTTTAGCTGGAAAACTTAAATGA
- a CDS encoding thiamine phosphate synthase: MQKYLITSAQFYTQNSDIFYQTLYKQLKKQKPEYVLFRDKTATNYEELASVFTLTCKEIGGVKSFVHQDIYLAKALGADGVHLTSKQFCEIELAKSKNLEVIISTHSHEEVLQAQKLGADAVTYSPIFASPDKGEPKGVNDLEELLSKCKIKVFALGGIVTNEHVEMISKTKVYGFASIRYFI, translated from the coding sequence ATGCAAAAATATCTTATAACATCAGCACAGTTTTATACACAAAATAGTGATATTTTTTACCAAACTTTGTATAAACAGTTAAAAAAACAGAAGCCAGAATATGTACTTTTTCGTGACAAAACAGCTACTAATTATGAAGAGTTAGCCTCTGTTTTTACTCTTACATGTAAAGAAATTGGCGGTGTTAAATCATTTGTACATCAAGATATTTATCTAGCTAAGGCTCTTGGAGCAGACGGAGTTCATCTTACATCAAAGCAATTTTGTGAGATAGAGCTAGCAAAGAGTAAAAATCTTGAGGTGATAATCAGTACTCATTCGCATGAGGAAGTATTACAAGCTCAAAAATTAGGAGCTGATGCTGTTACATACAGCCCAATTTTTGCCTCACCAGATAAAGGAGAGCCAAAAGGAGTTAATGACTTGGAGGAGCTTTTGAGTAAGTGTAAAATAAAGGTTTTTGCACTTGGTGGCATTGTCACTAATGAGCATGTAGAGATGATTTCAAAAACTAAAGTTTATGGTTTTGCTTCAATTAGGTATTTCATTTAA
- a CDS encoding ribonucleoside triphosphate reductase: MVENILKRDGTHKEFLSFKIEDAIKKAFKSQNIIYDSSIFFNVLDELKNKRVIAVEDIQDLIEKELYKSRYFDVMRSFMIYRHTHKMQRDSLLSEDTTYINSTQTIEEYILGTDWRIKANSNTGYSNAGLVNNTAGKVIANYWLDKIYSKEEGYAHRNGDYHIHDLDCLTGYCAGWSLRVLLDEGFNGVRGRVESDAPRHFREALGQMANFLGILQSEWAGAQAFSSFDTYLAPYVFKDKLPYNEVKKAIRSFIYNLNVPARWGQSPFTNITIDWTVPSDLQDQIPTSKQLHLFKGMLDSELEEMALQRGVKSLQEMTYKNFQPEMNQINRAYYEIMTEGDLTGQPFTFPIPTVNITEDFDWYGENTDVLFENTAKIGSSYFQNFIGSQYKRDVNGDLVPNEEAYKPGHVRSMCCRLQLDLRELLKRGGGLFGSAEMTGSIGVVTINMARLGFLYKGSKEALYTRLDQLMEHAKSTLEKKRVFIQEMYDRGLYPYTKRYLPGFRNHFSTIGVNGINEMIRNFTSDAYDISDKRGEDFAIEILEYIRARMVEFQEETGNLYNLEATPAEGTTYRFAKEDKKRYGDSILQAGMGDNIYYTNSSQIPVDLTNDPFEALTLQDDLQCKYTGGTVLHLYMQEKISSTEACRKLVKNVISNFRLPYITVTPLFSVCPKHGYIAGEHEYCPKCDEELLSDVTIAS; this comes from the coding sequence ATGGTTGAAAATATTTTAAAAAGAGATGGTACGCATAAAGAATTTTTATCTTTTAAAATTGAAGATGCTATCAAAAAAGCGTTTAAATCTCAAAATATTATCTATGATAGTTCAATCTTTTTTAATGTACTTGATGAGCTTAAAAATAAAAGAGTTATCGCAGTTGAAGATATTCAAGATTTAATTGAAAAAGAGCTTTATAAATCAAGATATTTTGATGTTATGCGCTCTTTTATGATTTATCGCCACACTCATAAAATGCAAAGAGACAGCCTTCTTAGTGAAGATACAACATATATAAACTCTACTCAAACTATTGAAGAGTACATACTTGGAACAGACTGGCGTATAAAAGCAAACTCAAACACTGGCTACTCAAATGCAGGACTTGTAAACAACACAGCAGGTAAAGTAATAGCAAACTACTGGTTGGATAAAATCTACTCAAAAGAAGAAGGCTATGCTCACCGCAATGGTGATTATCACATCCACGATTTAGATTGTTTAACTGGATATTGTGCTGGTTGGTCTCTGCGTGTTTTGCTTGATGAGGGTTTTAATGGAGTAAGAGGCAGAGTTGAGAGTGACGCTCCAAGACACTTCAGAGAAGCTTTAGGACAGATGGCAAATTTTTTAGGCATACTTCAAAGTGAATGGGCTGGTGCACAAGCATTTAGCTCATTTGACACGTATTTAGCGCCTTATGTATTTAAAGACAAACTGCCATATAATGAAGTAAAAAAAGCTATAAGAAGTTTTATATATAATTTAAATGTACCAGCACGTTGGGGTCAGTCGCCATTTACAAACATAACTATCGATTGGACTGTACCTTCTGACTTACAAGACCAGATTCCAACATCTAAACAACTACACCTTTTCAAAGGTATGTTAGATAGTGAACTAGAAGAAATGGCATTACAAAGAGGTGTCAAGTCACTTCAAGAGATGACATACAAAAATTTCCAGCCAGAGATGAATCAGATAAATAGAGCTTACTATGAGATTATGACTGAGGGAGATTTAACTGGGCAACCATTCACATTCCCTATTCCAACTGTTAACATTACGGAGGATTTTGATTGGTATGGAGAAAACACAGATGTACTTTTTGAAAATACTGCAAAGATTGGTTCATCATATTTTCAAAACTTCATTGGCTCTCAATACAAAAGAGATGTAAATGGAGATTTAGTGCCAAATGAAGAGGCTTATAAACCAGGGCATGTAAGAAGTATGTGTTGTAGGCTACAACTAGACTTACGTGAGCTTCTAAAGCGTGGTGGTGGGCTTTTTGGAAGTGCTGAAATGACTGGAAGTATAGGCGTTGTAACTATAAATATGGCTAGACTTGGCTTTTTATATAAAGGAAGCAAAGAGGCTCTTTATACTCGTCTTGATCAATTAATGGAACATGCAAAATCTACTCTTGAGAAAAAAAGAGTTTTTATTCAAGAGATGTATGATAGAGGTCTTTACCCATATACTAAACGTTATCTGCCAGGATTTAGAAACCACTTCTCAACTATCGGTGTAAATGGTATAAATGAGATGATTAGAAACTTTACAAGTGATGCTTACGATATCAGTGATAAAAGAGGCGAAGATTTCGCTATTGAGATTTTAGAGTATATTAGAGCTAGAATGGTTGAGTTTCAAGAAGAAACAGGAAACCTTTACAATCTTGAAGCAACTCCTGCTGAGGGAACAACTTATAGATTTGCAAAAGAGGATAAAAAGCGTTATGGCGACTCAATACTTCAAGCTGGAATGGGTGATAATATCTACTATACAAACTCATCTCAGATACCAGTTGATTTGACAAACGACCCTTTTGAAGCGTTAACTCTACAAGATGACCTACAGTGCAAATATACAGGCGGAACAGTTCTGCACCTCTATATGCAAGAGAAAATCAGCTCAACTGAAGCGTGTAGAAAATTAGTTAAAAATGTAATATCAAATTTTAGGCTTCCTTACATTACGGTAACTCCACTCTTCTCCGTATGTCCAAAACATGGATATATTGCAGGTGAGCATGAGTATTGTCCAAAATGTGATGAAGAGTTACTTAGCGATGTTACAATCGCATCTTAA
- the nrdD gene encoding anaerobic ribonucleoside-triphosphate reductase produces the protein MSKNEALAMLNEKRQKCTVYTRVMGYHRPVESFNVGKTGEHKQRKQFTEC, from the coding sequence ATGAGCAAAAATGAAGCTTTAGCTATGTTGAATGAAAAAAGACAAAAGTGTACTGTGTACACAAGAGTTATGGGTTATCACAGACCCGTAGAGAGTTTTAACGTAGGAAAAACTGGTGAGCACAAACAGAGAAAACAATTCACTGAGTGCTAG
- a CDS encoding anaerobic ribonucleoside-triphosphate reductase activating protein, translating to MSTNRENNSLSASVIYDLTSFTHLDYPDHLSCIVWFSGCNMRCDYCYNKDIVFAKDGKYSYKDILDFLKTRVNLLEAVVLSGGEASSYNLVPFCLKIKELGFKIKLDTNGTNFLHVEELIKLNLLDYVALDYKAPMAKFTQITHSNKFDEFSKTLDFLIEQNIDFEARTTLHSDLLSESDINEIINDLTKRGYKKEYYIQEFVETESNIGDLKRAKKSFDKSLLQSDLKIVFR from the coding sequence GTGAGCACAAACAGAGAAAACAATTCACTGAGTGCTAGTGTAATATATGACTTAACGTCATTCACCCACTTAGATTACCCAGACCACCTATCTTGTATAGTGTGGTTTAGTGGGTGCAATATGAGATGTGATTACTGCTACAACAAAGATATAGTTTTTGCCAAAGATGGCAAATACAGCTATAAAGATATCCTTGACTTTTTAAAAACTAGAGTAAATCTGCTTGAAGCAGTTGTTTTATCTGGCGGCGAAGCCTCTTCTTATAATTTGGTTCCATTTTGCCTCAAGATAAAAGAACTTGGATTTAAAATAAAGCTCGATACTAACGGCACAAATTTCTTACATGTAGAAGAGTTAATTAAACTTAATCTCTTAGATTATGTAGCACTTGATTATAAAGCTCCAATGGCAAAATTTACCCAAATAACTCACTCAAATAAATTTGATGAATTTAGCAAAACTCTTGATTTTTTAATAGAACAAAATATTGACTTTGAGGCTAGAACAACACTTCATAGTGATTTGTTATCTGAGAGTGATATAAATGAGATTATAAATGATTTAACTAAGCGTGGGTATAAAAAAGAGTACTATATTCAAGAGTTTGTAGAGACAGAGTCAAATATAGGCGATTTAAAAAGAGCGAAAAAGAGCTTTGATAAATCTCTTTTACAAAGTGACCTTAAAATTGTTTTTAGATGA